A single region of the Streptomyces sp. NBC_00425 genome encodes:
- a CDS encoding ABC transporter substrate-binding protein: MTSNAHSSRSLRNHPGAAAVALAAMTVLLAGCGSQSGDTDDPLAGDKAAGDTVVVGSNNFPESILLADIYGEALKAKGVKVSYKPNIGSRETTYGLLKNGSITVLPEYNGSLLAYLDKDAAQTSLATVNAAVKTKLDSKLTLLESSPAEDKDSVTINAETAKKYSLTSASTLADLKDAAPDLVLGGSPEFQTRQQGMVGLESVYGLKFKNFKALDAGGPLTRAALKKNTVQAADIFTTDPTITKEKFVVLQDPKNLFGFANVTPLVYKSGLSKEGVDALNAVSAKLDTKTLLDLDSQVQLESKDPLDVAKAWLKSAGLD; the protein is encoded by the coding sequence GTGACTTCCAACGCTCACAGCAGCAGGTCCTTGAGGAACCACCCCGGCGCGGCGGCCGTCGCCCTGGCCGCGATGACGGTCCTGCTGGCGGGATGTGGTTCGCAGAGCGGTGACACCGACGACCCGCTCGCCGGCGACAAGGCGGCCGGCGACACGGTGGTCGTCGGCTCCAACAACTTCCCCGAGAGCATCCTGCTCGCCGACATCTACGGCGAGGCCCTGAAGGCCAAGGGCGTCAAGGTGTCCTACAAGCCCAACATCGGCAGCCGCGAGACCACGTACGGGCTGCTCAAGAACGGCTCCATCACCGTCCTGCCGGAGTACAACGGCTCCCTGCTGGCCTACCTGGACAAGGACGCCGCGCAGACCTCGCTCGCGACCGTGAACGCCGCGGTGAAGACGAAGCTCGACTCCAAGCTGACGCTGCTGGAGTCGTCGCCCGCCGAGGACAAGGACTCCGTCACGATCAACGCGGAGACCGCGAAGAAGTACAGCCTCACCTCGGCGTCCACGCTCGCCGACCTCAAGGACGCCGCCCCCGACCTGGTTCTCGGCGGTTCGCCCGAGTTCCAGACCAGGCAGCAGGGCATGGTCGGTCTCGAGTCGGTGTACGGGCTGAAGTTCAAGAACTTCAAGGCGCTCGACGCGGGCGGTCCGCTGACCCGGGCGGCGCTGAAGAAGAACACCGTGCAGGCCGCGGACATCTTCACCACGGACCCGACCATCACCAAGGAGAAGTTCGTCGTCCTCCAGGACCCGAAGAACCTCTTCGGTTTCGCGAACGTGACGCCCCTCGTCTACAAGAGCGGCCTCTCCAAGGAGGGCGTCGACGCGCTCAACGCCGTCTCCGCCAAGCTCGACACGAAGACGCTGCTCGACCTGGACTCCCAGGTGCAGCTGGAGAGCAAGGACCCGCTGGACGTGGCCAAGGCCTGGCTGAAGTCCGCGGGCCTGGACTGA
- a CDS encoding aromatic amino acid lyase yields MDTPADGTARVSPHHEGPRVVLNGNALTVGELIALADGAAVPSVAPEARERAVRSWRTAQRLAAAGRLYGRGTGVGAQRSVAVDEDDEVAHGLRLLRSHAGGAGDLLPVRQVRAMLAIRANQLLAGGSGIQPAFVDALTEALRLRVHPAVNEYGGVGTGDLTALAQTALTLLGERPWAGEGLEDTTDPLELTAVPAVPAVPAVPAVPAVPAVPAVPAVPAVPAVPAVPEMAAAPARPEVSEAPAALAEPAVPVAAIAAGEVDGGAVAGGGSDEGVTDGPVGQAPVVADVSTGIGAPTGTALQGGPGAPTGTALQGGPGAPAGTAVPGGPGALTGTGALTDSGAPAGSGAPADTAVPAARITGGAQLSFVRAPLPAPPSEPVTRPERACVVSAPGRSRAPLPGRVPAPVVLQAGDALALLSSNALALAQAALAQGEAGMLLRATHAVAALSLVAVSGSPEAYAAPVHALRPYPGAAHAAGEVRRLLGLPGRPPPRPGGRVQDPFGFRAFPQVHGCALDASERLREIVEVEINCPSENPLMDPDGAAAYHHGGFFAAPLGLALDAAGLALLQTAQLSAARLTALGDPGLTGLPAFLGGGPASSSGAMILEYTANSALAELRSCATPASAGHAVLSRGLEEAASFAGQAARQALRAANAYSVVLACELVAAVRALRMLPGSPPVAAFAVAAAALPAGTDDRPLTDDVTAATELLPLLARL; encoded by the coding sequence TTGGACACGCCGGCAGACGGAACGGCCCGGGTCTCCCCGCACCACGAGGGCCCCAGGGTCGTCCTGAACGGAAACGCCCTCACCGTCGGCGAGCTGATCGCGCTCGCCGACGGTGCGGCCGTGCCCTCGGTGGCCCCCGAGGCCCGTGAGCGGGCCGTCCGCTCCTGGCGGACGGCCCAGCGGCTCGCCGCCGCCGGGCGGCTGTACGGCCGCGGCACCGGCGTGGGCGCGCAGCGCTCCGTGGCGGTCGACGAGGACGACGAGGTCGCGCACGGACTGCGCCTGCTGCGCAGCCACGCCGGTGGGGCGGGCGACCTGCTGCCCGTCCGTCAGGTCCGGGCGATGCTCGCGATCCGCGCCAACCAGCTCCTCGCCGGCGGCTCCGGCATCCAGCCGGCCTTCGTCGACGCCCTCACCGAGGCACTGCGGCTTCGCGTCCACCCGGCCGTCAACGAGTACGGGGGCGTCGGCACCGGCGACCTGACGGCACTGGCCCAGACGGCGCTCACCCTCCTCGGCGAACGGCCCTGGGCAGGGGAGGGGTTGGAAGACACTACCGATCCGCTTGAGCTGACTGCGGTCCCTGCGGTCCCTGCGGTCCCTGCGGTCCCTGCGGTCCCTGCGGTCCCTGCGGTCCCTGCGGTCCCTGCGGTCCCTGCGGTCCCTGCGGTCCCTGCGGTGCCCGAGATGGCCGCGGCGCCTGCGAGGCCCGAGGTGTCCGAGGCGCCCGCCGCGCTCGCGGAGCCTGCCGTGCCCGTGGCGGCGATCGCCGCGGGTGAGGTGGACGGGGGTGCGGTTGCGGGCGGCGGCAGCGACGAGGGGGTGACCGACGGACCGGTCGGCCAGGCGCCTGTGGTCGCGGACGTCTCCACCGGTATCGGCGCGCCCACGGGTACTGCCCTCCAGGGCGGGCCCGGCGCGCCCACGGGTACTGCCCTCCAGGGCGGGCCCGGCGCGCCCGCCGGTACTGCTGTCCCCGGCGGGCCCGGCGCGCTCACCGGTACCGGCGCGCTCACGGATAGCGGCGCACCCGCCGGTAGTGGTGCACCCGCCGATACCGCCGTCCCCGCCGCCCGGATCACCGGTGGTGCTCAACTCTCTTTCGTCCGCGCCCCGTTGCCCGCCCCGCCGTCCGAGCCGGTGACCCGGCCCGAGCGGGCTTGCGTCGTCTCCGCGCCGGGCCGCTCCCGCGCGCCGCTCCCCGGCCGGGTCCCGGCTCCCGTCGTCCTGCAGGCCGGAGACGCCCTCGCGCTGCTCAGCAGCAATGCCCTCGCGTTGGCGCAGGCGGCGCTGGCGCAGGGGGAGGCCGGGATGCTGTTGCGGGCCACGCACGCCGTCGCCGCGCTCTCGCTCGTCGCGGTGTCCGGGTCGCCGGAGGCGTACGCGGCGCCGGTGCACGCCCTGCGGCCCTATCCCGGGGCGGCCCACGCGGCGGGTGAGGTGAGGCGGCTGCTCGGACTGCCCGGCCGGCCGCCGCCCCGCCCGGGCGGCCGGGTCCAGGACCCCTTCGGCTTCCGCGCCTTCCCCCAGGTGCACGGCTGTGCCCTGGACGCCTCCGAACGGCTGCGCGAGATCGTCGAGGTGGAGATCAACTGCCCGTCGGAGAACCCCCTCATGGATCCCGACGGCGCGGCGGCCTACCACCACGGCGGGTTCTTCGCCGCCCCGTTGGGCCTCGCCCTGGACGCGGCCGGACTCGCGCTGCTGCAGACCGCACAGCTCTCCGCCGCTCGCCTGACCGCGCTCGGCGACCCCGGGCTGACCGGACTGCCCGCCTTCCTCGGTGGCGGCCCCGCGAGCAGCTCGGGCGCGATGATCCTCGAGTACACCGCCAACTCGGCGCTCGCGGAGCTGCGTTCCTGCGCGACGCCCGCATCGGCGGGACACGCGGTCCTGTCGCGGGGCCTGGAGGAGGCCGCAAGCTTCGCCGGTCAGGCCGCCCGCCAGGCCTTGCGCGCGGCGAACGCCTACAGCGTCGTCCTCGCCTGCGAACTCGTCGCCGCGGTAAGGGCGTTGAGGATGCTGCCCGGGTCGCCGCCGGTCGCCGCCTTCGCCGTGGCGGCGGCCGCCCTGCCCGCGGGCACGGACGACCGCCCCCTGACCGACGACGTGACGGCGGCCACCGAACTGCTGCCGCTCCTCGCACGGTTGTGA
- a CDS encoding GTP-binding protein, whose product MAGSDGAAPATGSAAAPDTVKILVAGGFGVGKTTMVGAVSEIAPLRTEEPLTVAGLDVDDLKGIEAKRSTTVALDFGRITMGEDLVLYLFGTPGQQRFWFMWNDLAIGALGAVVLIDVRRPECSFAAVDFFERRGIPFVIAVNGFHGLHPYPTQDIRESLALPAHVPVLLCDARERDSCREVLIALIDHLIDDVTASARRG is encoded by the coding sequence TTGGCCGGATCTGACGGCGCCGCTCCCGCCACCGGGTCGGCGGCGGCGCCCGACACCGTGAAGATCCTCGTCGCCGGTGGTTTCGGCGTCGGCAAGACCACCATGGTCGGGGCGGTCAGCGAGATCGCGCCGCTGCGCACGGAGGAGCCGCTGACGGTCGCCGGGCTGGACGTCGACGATCTGAAGGGCATCGAGGCCAAACGGTCCACCACCGTGGCCCTCGACTTCGGGCGGATCACCATGGGCGAGGACCTGGTGCTGTACCTCTTCGGCACGCCGGGCCAGCAACGTTTCTGGTTCATGTGGAACGACCTGGCGATCGGTGCGCTCGGGGCGGTGGTCCTCATCGACGTGCGCCGGCCCGAGTGCAGTTTCGCCGCCGTCGACTTCTTCGAACGCCGGGGCATCCCGTTCGTCATCGCGGTGAACGGCTTCCACGGGCTGCACCCCTATCCCACGCAGGACATCAGGGAGTCACTCGCGCTGCCGGCGCACGTTCCGGTGCTGCTCTGCGACGCGCGCGAGCGGGACTCCTGCCGGGAGGTGCTGATCGCGCTGATCGACCATCTGATCGACGACGTCACCGCCTCGGCTCGGCGGGGTTAG
- a CDS encoding DUF742 domain-containing protein gives MSGGDEAGRLVRPFALTGGRTRPSRADFTLITTVTAVQPPPARVARPQPEYARILRLCARPVAVAELAAHLDLPVSVVVIMLCDLLEAGLITARPPRSVTGSADLDLDLLQKVRDGLGRI, from the coding sequence GTGAGCGGAGGCGACGAAGCGGGCCGGCTCGTCCGACCGTTCGCCCTGACCGGTGGACGGACCCGGCCCAGCCGCGCCGACTTCACGCTCATCACGACGGTCACCGCGGTGCAGCCGCCGCCCGCCCGGGTGGCGCGGCCGCAGCCGGAGTACGCCCGGATCCTGCGGCTGTGCGCCCGGCCCGTCGCCGTGGCGGAACTGGCGGCCCATCTCGACCTGCCGGTGAGCGTGGTCGTCATCATGCTCTGCGACCTGCTGGAGGCCGGCCTGATCACGGCCCGGCCGCCCCGCTCGGTCACCGGCTCCGCGGACCTGGACCTGGACCTGCTGCAGAAAGTGAGGGACGGCCTTGGCCGGATCTGA
- a CDS encoding glycoside hydrolase family 43 protein, translating to MTPNPSRRLFLGAAASVPLALTLGVPSARAADSAYVMAYFTESTNLGDGTDYGLHLAVSTDGLRWMPLNQNNPVVTPTEGALGLRDPFILRKQDGTFVVLATDLKGTDWNYVSQYVHVWNSTDLRTFTGYHRLKLHDMNTHSWAPEAFWDAGRGQYALIYSAVNSSGHNVIMVNYTTDFVSVSAPEVFFDPGYDVIDGDMAVGVNGVNYLYFKKNGTLLGARSTSLNPGSFTPFSTAVSHGGTEAPTLVKSLTSGTWYLWGDTYTPNGVFYAWQSTDLSAGTWTALDQKTYTQPVNSKHCGITTITSTQYDNLVAKWGAPAWNRLKSYNFPARYVRHSDYVGRIDEYPVEPYKDSQWTLVPGLADSSGVSFRSVNYPTRYLRHYNYALQLDVNDGTSTFAGDATFYRTAGLADAGWSSFRSYNNPTRYIRHANYVLRIDPVSTATDKQDATFYVGY from the coding sequence ATGACCCCCAACCCGTCCCGCCGCCTCTTCCTCGGCGCCGCCGCGTCCGTCCCCCTGGCCCTCACTCTCGGCGTCCCCTCCGCCCGCGCGGCCGACTCCGCGTACGTGATGGCCTATTTCACCGAATCGACGAATCTCGGCGACGGCACCGACTACGGCCTGCACCTGGCCGTCAGCACGGACGGGCTGCGCTGGATGCCGCTGAACCAGAACAACCCCGTGGTCACCCCCACCGAGGGCGCGCTCGGACTGCGCGACCCGTTCATCCTGCGCAAGCAGGACGGCACCTTCGTCGTGCTCGCCACCGACCTGAAGGGGACCGACTGGAACTACGTCAGCCAGTACGTCCACGTCTGGAACTCCACCGACCTGCGCACCTTCACCGGATACCACCGGCTGAAGCTGCACGACATGAACACCCACAGCTGGGCGCCGGAGGCCTTCTGGGACGCGGGCCGCGGCCAGTACGCGCTCATCTACTCCGCCGTCAACAGCAGCGGGCACAACGTCATCATGGTCAACTACACGACCGACTTCGTCAGCGTCTCGGCCCCCGAGGTCTTCTTCGACCCCGGCTACGACGTGATCGACGGTGACATGGCCGTGGGCGTGAACGGGGTCAACTACCTCTACTTCAAGAAGAACGGCACCCTCCTCGGCGCCCGGTCCACCTCCCTGAACCCCGGCAGTTTCACACCCTTCAGCACCGCCGTCTCCCACGGCGGCACCGAGGCCCCGACGCTGGTCAAGTCCCTCACCTCCGGCACCTGGTACCTGTGGGGCGACACCTACACCCCCAACGGGGTCTTCTACGCCTGGCAGTCCACCGACCTGTCGGCCGGCACCTGGACCGCACTGGACCAGAAGACCTACACCCAGCCCGTCAACTCCAAGCACTGCGGCATCACGACGATCACGTCGACCCAGTACGACAACCTGGTGGCCAAGTGGGGCGCCCCGGCCTGGAACCGGCTGAAGTCCTACAACTTCCCCGCCCGTTACGTGCGCCACTCCGACTACGTCGGCCGGATCGACGAGTACCCCGTCGAGCCGTACAAGGACTCGCAGTGGACCCTGGTGCCGGGCCTCGCGGACAGCTCCGGCGTCTCCTTCCGGTCCGTGAACTACCCGACCCGGTACCTGCGGCACTACAACTACGCGCTCCAGCTCGACGTCAACGACGGCACGTCGACGTTCGCCGGGGACGCGACGTTCTACCGGACGGCGGGACTGGCGGACGCCGGCTGGTCGTCGTTCCGCTCGTACAACAACCCGACCCGGTACATCCGGCACGCCAACTACGTCCTGCGCATCGATCCCGTCTCGACGGCGACGGACAAGCAGGACGCCACGTTCTACGTGGGGTACTGA
- a CDS encoding roadblock/LC7 domain-containing protein yields MTPSLPGTNTQLDQLLTGLVDRVADVNQAVVLSEDGLVVSKSTGFLREDAERLAATASGLMSLSKGVSMDFRGGPVRQALIEMAHTYLILTSAGPGAHLVVLAGKNADVGVVAYQMNMLVKKIGEHLSAAPRAHVGPAVRTHGG; encoded by the coding sequence ATGACACCCTCCCTCCCCGGCACGAACACCCAGCTCGACCAGTTGCTCACCGGTCTCGTGGACCGCGTCGCCGACGTCAACCAGGCCGTGGTCCTCTCCGAGGACGGACTGGTCGTCAGCAAGTCCACCGGCTTCCTGCGCGAGGACGCCGAACGGCTGGCGGCGACGGCGTCCGGGCTGATGAGCCTCAGCAAGGGCGTCAGCATGGACTTCCGGGGCGGCCCGGTGCGCCAGGCCCTCATCGAGATGGCCCACACCTACCTGATCCTGACCTCGGCCGGTCCGGGCGCCCATCTCGTCGTGCTGGCCGGCAAGAACGCGGACGTCGGCGTGGTGGCGTACCAGATGAACATGCTGGTGAAGAAGATCGGCGAGCACCTCAGCGCGGCGCCGCGGGCCCATGTCGGTCCCGCCGTGCGCACCCACGGCGGGTGA
- a CDS encoding nitrate- and nitrite sensing domain-containing protein, giving the protein MSPRTGARRRRLGSIRLSLFLLALVPSVTLAAMWGVTTTQMFSEGLRLREQTELSRSTGAMGTEATLALQQERSLSAVWLASGPAGSRAALEAQRVKTDAAVAKLVARADDIQRAPARVRDRLYSVVASVGSLEYYRGQVDAPVDITAAQALDQYTSIIDGQIHAFQELSQVDDGDLTSEAGPLVALEHAAELVSEEDLNLTLAGPAGRMDDKAWAEFAQLVNSRRWLVQDQIVPSLTGAAKTQTEEILTSYQWQTLEAVEDKVLSARARQSENGDIALPDVQKEWRAALIDVSAQYEKLIRQQTAHLLQRSADEARGLLITAASLSAGGLVALLVCVGMSWRITRSLSRRLRGLRIATLGLAHERLPDVVARLDRGETVDVDAETPPLDYGGDELGQVAQAFNTAQRTAVLTAVELADTRRGFEKVILGIARQSQNLVNLQLSKLDALERRHQDPDVLAGLYELDSTASQLRRYEENLVIISGGRPGRSWSEPVALVDILRSAVGEVAEYQRVEVHTEEEVCIAPPAVADVIHLLAELIDNATSYSPAPGPVGVRATLVAKGLAIEVEDRGLGMSEEDYASFNAQLAVPPQFDVVALADDLRLGMFVIARLATRHGIGVTLRSSPYGGTTAIVLLPHEVVVRESPDGEDPDAGISRTATPAGPAAEAGVGSGVGQGASDVPPPGHGAPDGARKGRDSAREAGGEAAQESPGAATEAARTAHGDSGAPQEGGEGASCGPDRARHPAPERGGHGGDRDRNAPGRTQEPGRDEDPGRAEELGKDDGPGRDEDPGKDDGRPERRTSSSLPVRKTSVPPHESSPLPVRSTSAPAHESSSPAVGVPVGAGSGPGGLTPLPRRVPQTSLAGELREDPSSAGAVEDDRVLDDFTAERAASSLAGFQRGTLRAHADADADEPPSDPPETTAEEAPGPPVTAAGAAKTPTPPADRS; this is encoded by the coding sequence ATGTCTCCACGGACAGGTGCCCGGCGCCGCCGTCTCGGCTCCATACGTCTCTCGTTGTTCCTCCTCGCGCTGGTGCCCAGCGTCACCCTGGCCGCCATGTGGGGTGTGACGACGACGCAGATGTTCTCGGAGGGACTGCGGCTGCGCGAGCAGACCGAACTCAGTCGCTCCACCGGCGCCATGGGCACCGAGGCGACGCTCGCGCTGCAGCAGGAACGCAGTCTGTCTGCCGTGTGGCTGGCCTCGGGGCCGGCCGGCTCCCGGGCCGCGCTGGAGGCGCAGCGCGTGAAGACGGACGCGGCGGTCGCCAAACTGGTCGCCCGCGCGGACGACATCCAGCGGGCGCCGGCCCGCGTCCGGGACCGGCTTTACTCGGTCGTCGCCTCCGTGGGCAGTCTCGAGTACTACCGTGGTCAGGTGGACGCCCCGGTCGACATCACCGCCGCGCAGGCACTGGACCAGTACACCTCGATCATCGACGGCCAGATCCACGCCTTCCAGGAGCTGTCCCAGGTCGACGACGGCGATCTCACCTCGGAGGCCGGACCGCTCGTCGCTCTTGAGCACGCGGCCGAGCTGGTCTCCGAGGAGGACCTCAACCTGACGCTGGCCGGGCCCGCGGGACGGATGGACGACAAGGCGTGGGCCGAGTTCGCGCAGTTGGTGAACAGCCGGCGCTGGCTCGTGCAGGACCAGATCGTGCCCTCGCTGACCGGCGCCGCGAAGACGCAGACCGAAGAGATCCTGACGAGTTACCAGTGGCAGACCCTGGAGGCCGTCGAGGACAAGGTGCTCTCGGCCCGGGCCCGGCAGAGCGAGAACGGCGACATCGCGCTGCCGGACGTGCAGAAGGAATGGCGCGCCGCCCTCATCGACGTCTCCGCCCAGTACGAGAAGCTGATCCGGCAGCAGACCGCGCACCTGCTGCAGCGCAGCGCGGACGAAGCGCGCGGACTGCTGATCACGGCCGCCTCGCTGAGCGCCGGCGGTCTCGTCGCCCTGCTGGTGTGCGTCGGCATGTCCTGGCGGATAACCCGCTCGCTCTCCCGGCGGCTGCGCGGACTGCGCATCGCCACGCTGGGACTCGCGCACGAGCGGCTCCCGGACGTGGTGGCCCGGCTGGATCGCGGGGAGACCGTCGACGTGGACGCGGAGACTCCTCCGCTGGACTACGGCGGCGACGAACTCGGTCAGGTGGCGCAGGCGTTCAACACGGCGCAGCGCACGGCCGTGCTCACCGCGGTGGAACTCGCCGACACCCGGCGCGGCTTCGAGAAGGTCATCCTCGGCATCGCCCGGCAGAGCCAGAACCTGGTCAACCTCCAGCTCAGCAAACTCGACGCGTTGGAACGCCGGCACCAGGACCCGGACGTCCTCGCCGGTCTGTACGAACTGGACTCCACGGCAAGCCAGTTGCGCCGCTACGAGGAGAACCTCGTCATCATCAGCGGTGGCCGTCCCGGACGCAGCTGGTCGGAGCCGGTGGCCCTGGTCGACATCCTGCGCAGCGCCGTCGGGGAGGTCGCCGAGTACCAGCGGGTGGAGGTGCACACGGAGGAGGAGGTGTGCATCGCGCCGCCGGCCGTGGCGGACGTGATCCATCTGCTCGCCGAACTCATCGACAACGCGACCTCGTACTCGCCGGCGCCCGGGCCGGTCGGGGTGCGGGCCACCCTGGTCGCCAAGGGGCTCGCGATCGAGGTCGAGGACCGCGGCCTCGGCATGTCCGAGGAGGACTATGCGTCGTTCAACGCCCAGCTGGCGGTCCCTCCCCAGTTCGACGTGGTGGCGCTCGCCGACGACCTGCGGCTGGGCATGTTCGTGATCGCCCGGCTGGCGACGCGGCACGGCATCGGCGTGACCCTGCGCTCCTCGCCGTACGGCGGCACCACCGCGATCGTGCTGCTGCCGCACGAGGTCGTGGTCCGTGAGTCCCCGGACGGCGAGGACCCGGATGCCGGTATCTCCCGCACGGCGACGCCCGCCGGACCCGCTGCCGAGGCCGGCGTCGGCAGCGGCGTCGGCCAGGGGGCGTCCGACGTCCCGCCTCCCGGGCACGGCGCGCCGGACGGGGCGCGGAAGGGGCGTGACAGCGCGCGGGAGGCCGGCGGCGAGGCGGCGCAGGAGTCCCCCGGCGCGGCGACCGAGGCCGCCCGCACGGCGCACGGCGACTCCGGTGCGCCGCAGGAGGGCGGCGAGGGCGCGTCTTGCGGCCCCGACCGCGCCCGGCACCCGGCACCGGAGCGCGGCGGCCACGGCGGCGACCGGGACCGCAACGCCCCGGGCCGGACCCAGGAGCCGGGCAGGGACGAGGACCCGGGCCGGGCCGAAGAACTCGGCAAGGACGACGGCCCGGGCAGGGACGAGGACCCGGGCAAGGACGACGGCCGGCCCGAACGCCGGACCTCGTCCTCCCTCCCGGTCCGCAAGACCTCCGTCCCGCCACACGAGTCGTCCCCGCTCCCGGTCCGCAGCACCTCCGCCCCGGCGCACGAGTCGTCCTCCCCGGCGGTGGGCGTGCCCGTGGGGGCCGGCTCCGGCCCCGGCGGCCTCACCCCGCTGCCGCGCCGGGTCCCGCAGACCAGCCTCGCCGGTGAACTGCGCGAGGATCCCTCGTCCGCCGGAGCCGTCGAGGACGACCGTGTCCTGGACGACTTCACCGCCGAGCGGGCCGCGTCGTCCCTCGCCGGATTCCAGCGCGGCACGCTGCGGGCACACGCCGACGCCGACGCCGACGAGCCGCCGTCCGACCCCCCGGAGACGACCGCCGAGGAGGCCCCCGGCCCGCCGGTCACCGCCGCGGGCGCCGCCAAGACCCCGACACCGCCCGCCGACCGCTCATGA
- a CDS encoding ankyrin repeat domain-containing protein, with translation MNRRRQKKLTARLIRAARFEDGKSVDRLLEAGADPAAADAEGTTPLYAACVQGRADTARRLLEAGAPPDAESAGLGAEGTPLCAAACWGYVDTVRVLLAHGADPGLREDHGTGLTPLQWATAGPHPETIAVLREAGAR, from the coding sequence GTGAACAGGAGACGGCAGAAGAAACTGACGGCGCGTCTGATCCGGGCGGCCCGCTTCGAGGACGGCAAGAGCGTCGACCGGTTGCTCGAAGCCGGCGCCGACCCTGCGGCGGCCGACGCCGAGGGGACGACTCCGTTGTACGCGGCCTGCGTTCAGGGCCGAGCCGACACGGCCCGCAGACTGCTGGAGGCCGGAGCGCCGCCCGACGCCGAGAGCGCAGGACTCGGCGCCGAGGGAACTCCCCTGTGCGCGGCGGCCTGTTGGGGTTACGTCGACACCGTCCGCGTCCTCCTCGCCCACGGCGCCGATCCCGGCCTCCGCGAGGACCACGGCACGGGCCTGACGCCCCTCCAGTGGGCGACCGCGGGGCCCCACCCGGAGACGATCGCCGTACTGCGCGAGGCCGGAGCCCGCTGA